The following coding sequences are from one Triticum aestivum cultivar Chinese Spring chromosome 5A, IWGSC CS RefSeq v2.1, whole genome shotgun sequence window:
- the LOC123107922 gene encoding triphosphate tunnel metalloenzyme 3-like: protein VRLVRAASHRRLSSFLAPRLLRTDAPARPLAAATPAQRVRLYGTDDRDPSRAVLTLKRRPRIDAGVSRVEEVVEPLDPALVLTCVDNPARLGAVDSPIVRLVSDEYGLGRDKAPFVCLGGFRNTRGVYELEECQGQGLMLELDETHFDFGTNYEMECDTAEPDQAKEVLERLLTVPGVPYEYSRSNKFACFMAGKLLP from the exons gtaaggttggtccgggccgcttc NCACCGGCGCCTCTCCTCCTTCCTCGCGCCCCGCCTGCTTCGCACCGACGCCCCCGCGcggcccctcgccgccgccacccccgcccAGCGGGTCCGCCTCTACGGCACCGACGACCGCGACCCCTCCCGCGCCGTCCTCACGCTCAAGCGCCGCCCGCGCATCGACGCCGGCGTCAGCCGCGTTGAGGAGGTCGTGGAGCCCCTCGACCCCGCCCTCGTCCTCACCTGCGTCGACAACCCCGCCCGTCTCGGcgcggtcgactcccccatcgtcCGGCTCGTCTCCGACGAGTACGGCCTCGGCAGGGACAAAGCGCCGTTCGTCTGCCTCGGCGGCTTTCGGAACACCCGCGGTGTGTATGAGCTCGAGGAGTGCCAGGGGCAGGGGCTCATGCTAGAGCTCGACGAGACACACTTCGATTTCGGCACAAACTATGAGATGGAGTGCGACACCGCGGAGCCCGACCAGGCCAAGGAGGTCCTGGAGCGGCTGCTCACCGTGCCTGGGGTGCCGTATGAGTACTCCCGCAGCAATAAGTTCGCGTGCTTCATGGCCGGGAAGCTGCTTCCGTGA